GAAACCACGCCCGGTAGACCGCCACGGCGATGATCGCCGCCGCCATGACCGCCCACAGCACGGCCCAGACCGGCGCCGGAATACGGGTCAGCTCGGCCATCGACAGGGCATCGTTGGCGGGCGCCTGGGAAGTCGCCGACAGGCCGATCAACACGCGCAGGTCATCGAGCGCGAAGAGCGCCGCTTCGAAGGCCACCAGATGGACGAAGAACACCACCCAGCGCAGCGGCAGAGCGAGGCCGACCCAGAGAAAGAGCAAGCCAATGCTGCCGCCGGCGGCGGTGGTCAAGAGGCCGCTCAAGACGTCGCCATGCCAGACGCTGGGCAAACCGAAGCGCAGGGTCAGCAGGATCATCAGGGCACCGGAGGCGATCAGCGCCCCGCGGCCAGCCCGCGGTCGGCTGCCGAGCCAAACCAAGAGCGCCCCGAAGCAGGCTGCCCCGAGGTAGCCCGCCGGAATCACCACGCTGCGCACACCGCCGGCCGTGTAGGCCAGACCGGAGCCATCGGTGTTGATCAAAAAGCGCTCGAAGCGCCCCCCGGTAGCCAGCGCCGCCAGGCCGTGGCTGAGCTCGTGGACGGTGGTCAGCAGCAGCCGAAACGGGTAGGCCAGCACCTGAAACCAGGGGACCCAGGCGAGGGCGACCGCCACCACCGCCGCCAGAGCCACCATCTGGACCAACTCTTGACGCGGCAGGGTTTTGGCGACGGACGGACTCATCGTCGCCGAGCCTACAGGACTCGGGGGTCGCCGCCTGGAGATGCTACGCTGACATGCCGCAGGACCGACGGGCCCACGTCATGGTGCATCCTTCCGCCCTCAGAACGAGCCTCCTGGCAGCCGGGCTGCTGCTGGTGACGGTTCCCGCAGCACGGCCGAGCGCCGCGGCGGCAGCCCAATCCCAATCCGCGACCGAGTCCACCGCGGCCGAGTCCACGGCGGCCGAGTCCACGGCGGCCGAGTCCACCTCGGCCGAGTCCACCGCGGCCGCCCTGGCCCAGGCCGGCGTGCTGCCGATTCCTAATCCCTATCTCGCCTTTCTCCCGGCTGGGATCGAGCCCGACTGGCAGGATTGGCGGCGAAAAATGGCCCGCCTCGGGAGCGAGCGACGCGCTGCCCCCGGACGCCAGACCTCCCGGGGCCTGGCTTTCGCCGAGGTAGAGGCCGCCGGAGACGTCGGCGACAACGACCTGCCGGTCTTCGCCCAACCCCTTCCAGGTGCCGGCACCGGGCCGGGCGAGACGTCCCGCTTCGAGATCACCGGGGCTCTGCTGGCGCCGCCGAGGGAGCGGGCGCCGACGACCGAGCCCGACGACGCCATCCCCAGCGCCCGCTCCCTGGCGGTCTCGACCGGCATTCCGATCGCCGTGCGTGGCGTCGTCGGCGACGGTGCCTTTGCCGACAGCAGCGGCGACTTCGACTTTTATCGCCTGGCGGCCTCCGCCGGTCAGCGCCTCGAGGTCGCGGTGCGCACCGAGCGACCGCTGGCGGACCTCGATCCCATCGTGGGGATCTACGACGGCTCCGGCAACCTGCTCGACGTCAACGACAATCTCCCGGGATCGGGCTTCTTGCTCGACCTCGACAGCTTTCTCACCCTCGAACTGCCGGCAGACGGTGACTATTTCCTCACCGTGGGCGGCCACAGCAATCCTCCGGGCTTTCCGGACGACGAGGACCTTCTGCCCTCCGACCCCTTCGACGGTGGCTCGGGCCCCGGCGCCGGCAGCCTGGGCAACTACACCCTGATCGTCGGCCTCGACGCCCCGGGTCCGGCATCGTCTCAGGCCGCCGACCGGGACGCCTACCGCCTCGACCTGCGGCGCGGCGACGTCGTCGGTGCCAATCTCCTGCGCGGCGCCCGCCGCCTCGCCTTGATCGATCCCAACGGCGAAGAGCGCATCGCCGCCAACGGCACCGATCTCAGCGGGATCTATCCGGATTCGTCACCGTTTCCCGGCGGTGGCAACGCCGCCATCGCCTACGTCGCCGATCGGGAAGGAACCTGGACCCTGACCGTTTCCAACCCACCGTCCTTCGACCGCGGCGCCTACGGCGTGGAGGTCGAGCTCGCCCGCGGACCGCTGTTGAGCGGCAGCGAGCCGGCCCGCCCCATCCTGTTCGTGGATTTCGACGGTGCCGAGATCAATCCCGCCATCTTCAACCTCCTGCCGGGCTCTCGCCCGTTCTCGCCCTTGGCCGACTTCTTGCCGCGCTGGGGCCTCACGGCCAGCGACGAGAACGCGCTGATCGACGACTGTCTCGCCACCGTCGCCGAGAATCTGCAGCACGACCTGGCGCTCCTCGGCGGCAACGGCGACTTTCCGAACGACGGCCTCTTCGGCTCCTTCGATCTCGAGATCCGCAACAGCCGCGATCATCCCGATCCCTGGGGCGAGCCGTGGGTCAGCCGGGTGGTGGTCGGGGGCACCGTCAACCAGCTCGGCGCCCTCACCATCGGCCTCGCCGAATCGATCGACCCGGGGAACTTCGCTGCCCAGGAAACGGCCGTCGTCCTGCTCGACTTCCTCAGCGCACCGCCGGACGACATCAACTCCCTCAACGGCGTCGAGCTGGCGCCGGAAGCGACCCGCCGCGACCTGGTGGCCCAGGCCCTCGGCAACCTGGTCGCCCATGAGGCCGGCCACCTGTTCGCCAATTTCCACACCGAGCGCGATCAGGGCCCGTCCAATCTGATGGATCGTGGCGGTCGCCTGAGCCGCATCGTCGGCCTCGGCGAGGACGAGATCTTCGGCTCCGCCGACGACGAGGACGTCGACTTCGGCCGCGATCGCTACAGCCCGGTCGAGGCCTTCGAGGGCATTGAAGACACCCTCGCCTCCCAAGCCTTGACCCTGGTCGCCACCGGACCCCGCGGCGAGCTCCTGCTGCGCCCCGGGAGCCTCGACTTCGGCCCCATCCCGGTGGCCGCGCGACGCGAGCTCGTCGTCGAGGTCTCGAACCCCGGCTCCGAAAGCGTCGTCGTCGGCCCCCTCGCTCTCAGCGGCAGCGCTTTTTCGTTCACCGGCCCGGCCACTTTCGAGCTCGCCCCCGGGGAGCGACGCGGGCTCACCGTCGCCTTCA
This genomic interval from Acidobacteriota bacterium contains the following:
- a CDS encoding M50 family metallopeptidase; this translates as MSPSVAKTLPRQELVQMVALAAVVAVALAWVPWFQVLAYPFRLLLTTVHELSHGLAALATGGRFERFLINTDGSGLAYTAGGVRSVVIPAGYLGAACFGALLVWLGSRPRAGRGALIASGALMILLTLRFGLPSVWHGDVLSGLLTTAAGGSIGLLFLWVGLALPLRWVVFFVHLVAFEAALFALDDLRVLIGLSATSQAPANDALSMAELTRIPAPVWAVLWAVMAAAIIAVAVYRAWFRR
- a CDS encoding choice-of-anchor D domain-containing protein; protein product: MPQDRRAHVMVHPSALRTSLLAAGLLLVTVPAARPSAAAAAQSQSATESTAAESTAAESTAAESTSAESTAAALAQAGVLPIPNPYLAFLPAGIEPDWQDWRRKMARLGSERRAAPGRQTSRGLAFAEVEAAGDVGDNDLPVFAQPLPGAGTGPGETSRFEITGALLAPPRERAPTTEPDDAIPSARSLAVSTGIPIAVRGVVGDGAFADSSGDFDFYRLAASAGQRLEVAVRTERPLADLDPIVGIYDGSGNLLDVNDNLPGSGFLLDLDSFLTLELPADGDYFLTVGGHSNPPGFPDDEDLLPSDPFDGGSGPGAGSLGNYTLIVGLDAPGPASSQAADRDAYRLDLRRGDVVGANLLRGARRLALIDPNGEERIAANGTDLSGIYPDSSPFPGGGNAAIAYVADREGTWTLTVSNPPSFDRGAYGVEVELARGPLLSGSEPARPILFVDFDGAEINPAIFNLLPGSRPFSPLADFLPRWGLTASDENALIDDCLATVAENLQHDLALLGGNGDFPNDGLFGSFDLEIRNSRDHPDPWGEPWVSRVVVGGTVNQLGALTIGLAESIDPGNFAAQETAVVLLDFLSAPPDDINSLNGVELAPEATRRDLVAQALGNLVAHEAGHLFANFHTERDQGPSNLMDRGGRLSRIVGLGEDEIFGSADDEDVDFGRDRYSPVEAFEGIEDTLASQALTLVATGPRGELLLRPGSLDFGPIPVAARRELVVEVSNPGSESVVVGPLALSGSAFSFTGPATFELAPGERRGLTVAFTAASAGEQRGQLSGATSLPDGSRLELALVGQGGVPRAQVTPQNADFGELTYGDVAIESLRSFTVTNQGDGPLALLPPLFSGRDPTRFESAGRNELRLAAGESRDLQLAFRPRGQVGAMSATAHLRFNDPITGRIDLTLTGVAQGPDVAIAPGPVYFFGGVRVGTARDRVFVLSNTGTRPLSFGQASLEGPDVAEFAITAGGAGGSLGADATTSLTVRFSPAVRDQREALLVIPTDDPDEPRVEVTLVGLGTEPELATIPEARDFGSVGVGASAVRFVRVVNVGENNLTVTGSRLTAGDFALEDGGAPFTLTPDGERALRLRFSPDGLGPRSAELALGSDDPARPTVVVPLTGFGSQPQLLLSKTCARVTEGRAACDLEVHNGGPGAAAAVEVFDFLPAGTTWLGDDCSAGAPEEGVWSWSIGELEDGEARRCRLDLALPSTPTALINRAAVRSFLTPPDDFDDLAEAELAPAAAVEIPALGGLGLVLLGLLLAAAGGLALRYR